The genomic region ggtatgctgttgaccggtgcttagtagtttcgggattggtcaagtatgatACAAACAAAAGGCAAGGTGGAAGATAGCGGGGCTTctcacaatttttaatatttggtttccatgcattcaaaattttttataattttttgttgtgttaTGTGCCACAAACCTGTATTAactcatttttttaaatatttgttgtcagttttttttgttattattttatctttctttatGCCCACACTCTGCAGGAGACTTTGCATTCAAatgtttttataatattttattgtgttCTGTGCCACAAATCGTGTTCCGTGCCACCTACTGCAGGAGACTCGGTGTGGAAGGCAAAAGGTcgagcaaaaaaataataataataataatcaaaagGCAAAGCAATGGGGATAGGTGGgtttctcacattttttaataattattttgtccatgcattcaatatttttataattttttattgtgttgtGTGCCACAAACCATGTGACCTGATTTAagtcatattttttaaataattttttgtcaattttttaattaattattttatctttctttgtgCCACAACTCAACGATCATAGACACGCAACCTGAGAGGACAAAGGATGATCAACACGTGGTAATCATGGGCAATACAAGTATTTTATTGTATGAAGTAGGCAGCAAAATGGTAATGGACCGAAAAAATCAGGAGCATTTCCGCTCTTTTACTATTGCTGAAGAgtgagttttagtatatataatgtCGAGAGTAAAACTGAAAACCCTGTTCAGAGTAGCACCGTAGCAGCCAATCATCCAGAAATTTGCTGGATCCGTACGTTAGCGTGAAAATTCCCTCCAGAAATCCTGCACATACGAGTATTTCCTTTCAATAACAGTAAAATACTACGTCGCAATGACTCTCGTGATCACTAAGACTAAACCTGTGGAACTTTGCAAGCGTTTTAGTGACACGAAGGCTTAATTGGCAACGAATTAAGTTCAAGTACTCAATGTATAGAACGCTTTCATACTAATTAGTAAAACGGTTGCAAGACCGCGTGTGATCACACAAATACATAAGATTTCAAGGTTGTTCAAAATTAACAatacataaaagaaaaacagcTTAGGAAGACTTACTGTGTTATACTAACCAGGTGCTTTAATAGCTTTATAAAGCTGATGGAGAGGAACGCTCAACCACTTTTGGAAGCCACTCTTTTAAGTAGGTGTGGCAGTCTATCTCAGCATTTGTTATGGCACCAAGAGGAGTGACAGTAATCTGATGAATCGTGAATACTGTGTTAGTGTATGGTCATGCAAACTACAAAGATACATTTGCAGAAACTAAAACGCATACGCACATATCCTTCTTGAAGAAAGCAGTggtcatcatcctcatcaacTTGGGCACCCCTTACCTACAAAATTGGAAACAGAGTTACCCCCGAAATGACGCAAGCAAACCAGGAAAATATTCCTTTTAATTTTGGCTGTTCTAAACAGCTCAGATTTGTACTACTCGTTCACCCAAGTCAACCACAATCAAAAGAACGAGAAAGAAAGGAAACCAACACATGAAAATATCTCAGAAAGTATTGCACGTTGCTGAATGCAGAATATTAAAGAAAGCAAGTTTTATCATCCTTACTTCCATCatctaaaatattaattaaccttAAACTGAATGTTGTTTAAACCTTATACATTATTACCATCATTTCCCTCCCTACTATCCTTGTGGCAACAACTGCAACTAATATCGGTATCGCCACCATCGTTACCAACTCATGTTCAGACAGAACCAAATTGAGTCAGTTCTCAATTTACAGCACTTTAAACTTCAGCATGGATAACCCAGCATTTAGCGCTAACCAGTTTTAAAGATACAACTTTAACATTACAAATTTATCATTCAATGCTTAAATATGAGTTTTGTAAATAAGGCCCCTGACCACCCTTCTCCCCCTAAATTTGCTGGTATTTGAAGATACCTCGATTCAAGAATTGCAACTCGTTTTAAAGGAAGAACAGAAGAATCGAACGTGTCCCTCAACAACCCCATGTTGATGTACTCCAAAAAGGATCAGATTAAAAGAAAGTTGTTTCAACCAGATGCACAATTAGAAGAGCCCCTTGGGCAATTTTTAAACTCTCAGCTGCTAAAGTGCAAGGTAACTTTTTCAGAGAAATGTTAGTGATGGAGTAAACTCAGAAATTCTAGGTGGAGTGTTTCTAGACCAGTTTCTAAAGAACTAGCACCAACAGAGAGACACCAAAGACTGCACCCTTTGGTTACCTGATTCCTTCATCAGTTTGGATTCAAGATTTCTCAATCAATTACCTAACCAAAAGAACTAACAACAAGCCAATTATTGTGCTTATACGGAAGAAATGACAAGGAGGTAAATAACTAATCCagttttatttaaaacaaaacaacaaaaaatggaaaagggGGGCAGCCTAGAATACAGTATATAAAGCAGAAAGATAGAGAAAAGGACCCACTTCTCTGGCGAAGTAAAGATTTTCAGCTGGCGTGGTTGATGTATCACTTTCAGCTGATGCAGTTGAATTTACCATTGTTGACAACATTTTTCCACCTTCCGTGTCAGAAGTAACTTGCCTCCACCCCATTTTTATTATACTTTTGCCTTGCTTAGTCAGCTTATACCCCTATGAAGGCACAAGAGAAGAACAGAACAATATTGCAACGCCACATGTTAATATCAATGCTTAATAGAAAGACTAATACTCTTGTCATAAAACTGGAAGCGGGATCCATTTCACTATAAGAAAACCAAAGTTAATGTGCAATTGAGTAATGCTCATTAAAGCATGTAACATTAAACAAACTGCCTACTGTACAAATCTTGCATTGAAAGGAAGTCGCAGACAAATCTTGCATTGAAAGGAAGTCGGAGGAAAAGAAAACGAGAGCCGAATaaggaaaggaaagaaagaaaagctaCTGATACAAATTATTTCTGCAGTGCAATACCCCGGATGAAACACATTAGGAAAGAGATATCACTTTGCCTATCGTTGAGCTTTGTCTAGTGCAGTATAGTCAGTTTTAAATTGACTCGCTACAAGCACATTAGAAAAGAGATATGACAGAGAAGTAGGCGTGCAAGTTGGCAAATGTAGATGTTAAGGAGAAACTGCATTGGACGAAGGTCGCTATACTGAATAATACAGAACACAGCATGTATCCCCGGAATTTACCTTATGATTAGCAACGTTACATGGAAGATCTACATTCAAGAAACATCTTTGAGGATAGGTTTTGTTTCTTAATTCCACCAGTACTCCATTTATGATCGGTAAGCAAGCCTCGGCAGCAAGTGTGAAGTCATTAATGTTGCTCTTACCTCTAACCCTGTACGGCCAgtactcaatgtagtcatataGGAGATTAAAAATAGGtaaagaaaacaagaatttACTTTTTCTcatagtaaaaaataaaaataaaaaaaaggaaaaataaaattacaagagGAACTAAATACTGACCCTAACTATTTGAAATGTTCATAATTCCATAAGATTCATTAGTCATACATGGGCAGAGAAAATATTGTTCATCAAGCAAATGTAATCATCAAACCTTATACTTACCAATCATATGATATAGAGATAGCAGGTACACCGTTAAGAAAGGCCTCACGGGCACCAGCCACCGTTCCAGAGTAAACACTACAGTTACAATAAAGAACTCTGTCAATATTGTTACGGGCCGAAAGAAGCAAGAAAAGTAAAACTAGCACTCTGAAATTTTTAGGAACAACTGGATTCGTAAGCGACTCTTGAGAACAAAACTTAGTAGGTGTGTTTTCTAGATTTCATGAAAATGTTAGATCTTCTCAACATTTTGGGAAAAGATTACCTCTTTGTGAGGAGTTGTGTTTGGAATAAAAATCATTCTAGTTTCCTCACCCTACCATCTTTTGGAAACCTAAACCTTTTCAAAAGCAAATAGTTAGTGTAAAACTATATTGGGTTTCAACAATTAAAAGATAATCATTTCAGTTTCACTGGTCAAAGCTGGTGCAAATACACATCTTTATGTTTTATTGTGAGAATTTTGAGGCAAAATCTTAAATCAAGATAACAAATTATGTAAGGAAACAGAAAGCAGAAGATTACTAACATGTGATAACCGCAGTTGCTGCCCTGGTTTATGCCACTGATTACCTGTATGTATAAACAGTAAAACATGTAATTACTAATTACCAATCAGCAAAACCCCAGATAAGAAATGTGATCAAAGGAAAGAGTGCAGAAGTCAGAAATATCTACCAGGTCAGGAATTGAAGGAAAAAGCGTTTTGGAAACACCCAAAGAAGCACAATCAGCTGGAGATCCTGCAAACAAAGTTGATCAAGAACAAagcttttttactttttaacttTCTGGGGGAAAATGGTAGTAatgattttgtataaaaattggaaaaaacatTCTGGGGTTTTGAAACTTCCATACCAGAAACAGCAAACACTGTTGCTCCATTGATATGCACCTTCTTGGCAGCAATCGGATGGAGCCATGTGATGCAGTGACTCACTGCCGACTTCTCCCTGCAAATGCATACGAATTATGTATCagcaaaaaaaatgaaggattgtATTTTGTATGGGGGAAGTGAAgagtatttaaatatttaatttttttttttttttttttttacgtacGAGTCGGGGGCACAGACGAGGACATTGTAGCGATGGGTGGATACGAGGACTTGGACGAGAGCGAGAATGCCAGGGCCTTCGATTCCGTCGTCGTTTGTGACCATCACGGTGGGCTTGTCGCCGGAGATGACAGTGGTGTTTTCCATTTCCTTGTCTGTCTGTATTTTGGTTTCGTTAAAGTAGGGAATTTTGGAGGAGAAGACAGAGTGAGAGGGAGGAAGAGTTAAAAATGAACTACGAAATTGTCACGGCGTCAGGCACATCATATATAAGttcttgttttttacttttaatttttaccTTTGACGAAGAGCAAATAAAATTCCAACTTGAATATTTCAATAATGATGTTTTAAGATACTGTAATTTAGAATTCAtttgaaaattacttttaaaatgattaaaaacatttttagtaAAAACATTTTTGGATTCCTCTGCAATTTTTTACGTTGGGAGGAAATATTTCTTACATGCATGTAGAAAAATGACAGACCAAATGTAAACATGCCAcgattattttataatttattttgtgtGTAACATTCATTGGGATAATTTATAAGataaggaaaaattagtattcgGTTTCTAGTTATTAATGTTCATTGACTGAAAtcttattagttttcaaattttgatcaaaattcatagcattaatgtaataataaatttacatgctagttacataaattttttttaaaataaaaattaataattgatttgggattttaatactcacacctttattaaactcctaacttGTCACATCCTAACCCgggccctcaccacatcccgggctcaacttcaccatagcacgatattgtccgctttgggcctcgaccacgccctcacgattttgtttatggaaactcacacaagaacttcccaataaCCAAAATCAAGACGTGATGGCCGTCACGTCTTTATTTTGATCAAGATGTGTCATAACtgatttttaattcaaaacattttcaaaataaataaaaaaaatagaataagttTTTTTATCGTATATGcacccattcatgtaattttttttcaatttttaatcttaaaatgtactcattcttaaatataccaatttgttatatgttaaatgtacccttttttttaatataaaatctattcaaatttttttctaaccatttttaaaattatatgggtacattcttttcttttcatttgagAATGCATTCatatcaagtttaatcgaagaaatttactaatgttattaagcctaatatctattACTTTTTCtgtgtggttttgaagaatgtacccatgttttggtacaataatttttttgttaattttgatgaatgtacccatgtttatatatacatgcacacaatagtttaatttatattttaatatttttaatcccataaattatgggtttttatttaaaatctcataatataaacaactataaatttcaaattttaatttaaaaaataaagtaacatacatagaaataaagTATTACATTAATTTCGGAAattttgatcaaaaattgaaaactaacaaggcttaagtaaaaaaatattaatagttAGGGACCGCATTCAAAGtctatttaaaataaaatattgaaaagaGAAATGTTAGGAGACTCTTCCAAAAGTAAAACCCTCCACGAACTTTCTATCACTGCATAATTTTTGTACAATAATTTATGTTGACatgaaaattaatattaaattgtaaaataacaTAAAGCCTGTAAAAGCATTTAAGATAGTCACATCAACATTTCTTTACTaaaaaagcagaaaaagaaaaagacaaaagagTCGCTCGTGGCTGCGTCCTGTGCAAGCGGACCAGTCAACGTAAATGCCGGTTTGGTATATTGTATCCTCTTCCCGCCGTAATCACATGCATGCATTACCTAAATTCTATTTTTGGAGccattttttttacacattttttaacgtttcaaactctttttaatttttagataaATAAGTAAAAACAACGAATACAATATGTTAGAAGTTATAAGTGATGGGAAGCTGAAATGCCTCTATAAGTCTTTCCGATCCTCGAAAAAAGTGGATAACCGCGGATTGCCACAAGTTatccttatttaaaaaaaaattatacatattTATCATAACGTTacgtttatttttatattattttttcttcaattattattactaattattatttttttgagtacatcgatatttatATACTAAGGGAGAGGAATTCGGCTAAGTCACACAgtgggcagcctaatttggtatcaaattcgtcatccacgagatttaaatctaagacctctcacttccaagtaaaGAGGAAGGTATTATTAAAAGAACTGTTATTACTTATTAGTACTAAAATCGATCACGTCCAttctaaattataaaaataaagaaaagagtgCATGTGAAAGATTATTACTATGTAGTACCATACTGAGTGCACCATAAGGGATATGCCAAACTTACTCTCTTATTAACTTTTACCGTTTGAAGGTATTCATTGTCCCTTGTAAATTAGAGATTTTTAATTCTAATCATCTGAATGACGAGTTTGATATTTAAATATTCTCGACACACTTTGTAGTTCAGCCTAATTTCCCCACTcccaatatgaaaaataaatacttCTAGATTTGTCATACACTCaaagatttatttttattttttggaccAGCTCCCACAACAACGGCGTACGCCTCCTTTTTTGGGTTGTTTGATAAATTATTGTAGCTGGGCTGACCAATGACCACTGACTGCTACTTCAGAAAAGGCTGCTTAGGGCGGCTTGCGGCCCAATTTATTTATggatataaataaatttatccaacttgtttcattttttaattctttagaATTTAACTAGttgattaaaacaaataaatgaaaaagtTAACTAGTTGATTGTATGTactttaaattttctttaatagATTAGACTACTTGTTGAGAAATAAATAATTATGATTGAATTgagtaaatattatttttacttatttgttaatctaatgaaaataaaatcGGACAACTTTAAGACTATTGAAGACTTACCCTAGTTACTCTCAACATCCAATCATCTAAAGGAGTGGTGGTTGTgtgttaaattaaaatttggaataaattatgaaattagggtattaatatgattaaattaatgGTATTTTTGTTGATCCATTATTTCATATTGTTGAACAACTTAACATGGACCTTGTTTTTTTATGGGCTCACATTGTACTATAATATGTATGGGCCCAAGGCCATTACAATTTCTTGTTGAGGAATTGACTTGTTTAAAATTGTGAGCCAGGTATTTAAGCCCAGCTTTTCCCTAAACTCCATGGGTTAAATATGGATGACTACACAACTTTTAAGAGTGATTTTTGTTCCTAACTTTTCACAATATTTCAAATAACAATTTAACGTTTTAAAAACTAAACATATAGCGTTAAGTGATTTACAGCTCCATAAATGACGAATCAATGAAAATCAATTTTTAGCATTTGTCCACGTCGTCAATTAACATTATTGACTTCATCACTTAATGATGGCAACCTAAAGAATGTCCAATTTTCAAAACATAATGTTTTGAAAGATTGTGAATAATTTAGAATCACTTCTAGAGGTTGGGTTATTATCCatacttctttttatttttttgtcaaaaactaAGCTTATGACTTGAGTCACATCTCTTGTTGAATGATATTAAGCTGCTACATTAGCATGTAGTATCTACCTGTATTAGAAAGGGTATCAACACCACTTAGCACTACTGACTATcaagtggtattcctctttttatataagtgaaatgttttaagtttgattcttgcGGTGCAAGTTTGAAAACGAATTGTTATGCGAACCCATTGTGTAACTTAGCTTAAGTCTCTCGTCCATTAGTGTAAATCTATAAAAAAGTGTATCAACTAGTGTCAAATTTGTGTGAATAAATAGTTTATTGCTTTCATTCTAAGTGAGATAATAACCATATTCCTTTTAACATGTGAGATAATATGAGGAACCATAACTTATAAAGAATGATATTGTAAAATACTATGTACTTGTTTGGATCCAAAATTACATCATCAGCCCGTGCAATCAAGGCCGTTGGGTGGGCATAGCTCCCAACTGTCGGATGAAAAGTTAATTATagatatttttaataaatttcatGATAATTATTCTGATATCAAGATGTTATCCATCAAAGTGATTATCTTGGAGTTtatgttaaaatatttttacatCAACAAATAGACTTTTTCTCCAACATGATTATAGTTATATTTCATCTTATCATGTGGTCTACTGCAGTTAGAGGTCTAATTTCACTAATGATAGACTCGATGGGTTTCAACTTGAGGATGCATCTGTAATATTTTCACTTGGCCGGTCAAATGGGGATATGCCATGTGAGTTATATCATGCATGGGATGAGCAGGAGATAAGGATGGCATACCATGAATTATTGGAATTGTTTCCTAGAGTCATTATCATGCATGCACGTGGTCAAGTATTTGAAAGTTGAGCCTGGTTATCACCGATTCAGGTTGTGATAATTATTAGCAAGGGGATTGGCTTATCAAGAGTTAAAATGTGGCATTGATATCGTGTATTAGCATGGGGAAGAGGTGGTAGAGTTGCAATTGGAGTCCATAAAATTATCAACCGAGTACTcgtccctataaatacaagacaccGTGCAACAATTCGGATctccttcaattcaacacataaaATTACCCTGCACTAACCCTCGCTCTACGtgaaacctctcaaacaccttgagattttttttttttttttttccgccaacacatcttcagtttggataaacatcattgtgaaggcaaccggcgacatcttcagtttggataaataatactggagccgtagaatcaaccgaccgatgagcaccttcagtttggataaacaacactgcttcgagaccgactggttatttatccaagtctcggtcgacaaggattttcgagtccttgttggtagaggtcatctcattagctttCTCAGTAAAGTGAGATGTTATTAAGTTACTATGTTTGGCACATTGAAAGTTGAATTTgttattgaacttcgcagaactagcagccttgtcttcaggctcagAAGCCGAAGGCTGAGACGTATTCTTTCCTCGGCCGCAAccacaagatcaagaagtcagtaaTGCGCTTAAAACACActaacatattttactccccggcTGAGCTtagccgacgagttggcacgccccgcacacaaccaaaggacgtagttagcttattaattactcggcctgcgtGCTATGTAGGCttgatagtttttagggtcaacaatagcCTAAAAAGAAAAGTATAACTATAATTAGCTACCATTAATAACACAACACCAAGATGACATCTTAAGACGGAGAAGATCTCACGCATCACCAATGTATATCTTATTGcttgaccaaaaaaaagaagaatattttattatgtttacAAACTTGTATTACGTGAAGGTTAATTGACATGTTTCATGTCACACGATGGGCTGTTGTAGACATGCAGGATATAACCTTGTCATTGCGTAGGTTCCCACCCAAAGGTGACTTACCCAGTTGTGGTGTCCCTTGGTTCTACAACATCAGCAAAGATGGCAAACTACAGgccttaatttgtttaattagtGGCGAGTCTTATATATGACATTGCCAGAATGATTCGtttcgaccaaaaaaacaaaacaaaaaccagcATGACTCACGATTGCTTTGGTAGTTAATCAATTAAGATTTATACTCTCTACTCAATCTAGTGATGAAAGAAGACAAAACATCTCCAGGTCCAAggttttatataatttaatcACAAATCACTATCCTCGTcgagaatcaaaacaaagctaATCATAAAGGGAgtacaaaaccctaaaatttttTCATATATCACTGTCCTTGGCGGATCTTGTTGCGGTCTCATTTGATCCATCGTataaggttattctagattatgaTAGTGTTCTTGAAAAGACACAGTCGCCTCCTGAGAATTAAGATTGCGGTCCATTATGCTAACTTGGATGCGGTTTGGAATCAGAATGATGTATTTGCATTTGCAGTAGCTACTTCAATTCTGATCAGCGATGACATCGAATAttgttccgttgatgaatgtcgacataGAACTGATTGGCCAAAATGGAAGAATGCAATCCAGGTT from Pyrus communis chromosome 4, drPyrComm1.1, whole genome shotgun sequence harbors:
- the LOC137732503 gene encoding uncharacterized protein, with translation MENTTVISGDKPTVMVTNDDGIEGPGILALVQVLVSTHRYNVLVCAPDSEKSAVSHCITWLHPIAAKKVHINGATVFAVSGSPADCASLGVSKTLFPSIPDLVISGINQGSNCGYHIVYSGTVAGAREAFLNGVPAISISYDWVRGKSNINDFTLAAEACLPIINGVLVELRNKTYPQRCFLNVDLPCNVANHKGYKLTKQGKSIIKMGWRQVTSDTEGGKMLSTMVNSTASAESDTSTTPAENLYFAREVRGAQVDEDDDHCFLQEGYITVTPLGAITNAEIDCHTYLKEWLPKVVERSSPSAL